In Arthrobacter alpinus, a single window of DNA contains:
- a CDS encoding amino acid permease encodes MSSLPLADTSKPPSTSGLGHSLKQRQLTMMGLGSAIGAGLFLGSGKGLAVAGPAVLISYLAAGTLIILVMWALGEMAAANPNSGAFSVYAQKAMGPVAGSTVGWLWWLQLVVVIAAEALGAAALLVSVWPVIPVWALTLIFMVVFTAINLTSVKNYGEFEFWFALLKVGAIVLFLVFGALLLLGWLPGAQSPGLGNLVNNGGFAPNGLSGIATGLFVVVFAFGGTEIVAVAAAETADPKRSVAIAVRTVVWRILVFYIGSIFVIAAVLPWTSADLESPFAAVLNVAGIQWAGTAITLVAVAALLSALNANLYGASRMVYSLAERGEAPRVFSRTTSRQVPLAAVAVSVSFGFAAVVLELLFPNQVLDALLNLVGSTCLIVWGIALVSQLILRRRADRDGTVLPLRMKAFPALTIFGLVLLAAIFAVGFFEEASRGQLFGTFTLVAGIAVVCALIQRLQRRQGTR; translated from the coding sequence ATGAGCTCCCTGCCACTAGCAGATACCAGCAAGCCACCGTCAACAAGTGGACTGGGGCATTCCCTCAAACAGCGACAACTGACCATGATGGGGCTTGGCAGCGCCATCGGGGCTGGGCTGTTTCTCGGTTCGGGGAAAGGCCTGGCCGTAGCCGGGCCCGCCGTCCTCATTTCCTACCTCGCCGCCGGCACCTTGATCATCCTGGTCATGTGGGCCCTGGGTGAAATGGCTGCCGCCAACCCCAATTCCGGAGCCTTCTCCGTCTATGCGCAAAAGGCCATGGGCCCCGTGGCCGGTTCCACGGTGGGCTGGCTGTGGTGGCTTCAGCTGGTGGTGGTCATTGCTGCCGAGGCACTCGGCGCCGCCGCACTGCTGGTGAGTGTTTGGCCTGTCATTCCCGTTTGGGCGTTGACGTTGATCTTCATGGTGGTGTTCACGGCGATCAACCTGACCAGCGTGAAGAATTACGGAGAATTTGAATTTTGGTTCGCCCTCCTGAAGGTCGGCGCAATTGTCTTGTTCCTCGTCTTTGGCGCGCTGCTCCTGCTGGGCTGGCTGCCCGGTGCGCAGTCACCGGGGCTGGGCAACCTTGTCAACAATGGCGGCTTTGCCCCGAATGGTTTGTCGGGAATTGCCACAGGGCTCTTTGTTGTGGTGTTTGCCTTCGGAGGAACCGAAATTGTGGCGGTGGCCGCTGCCGAGACCGCCGATCCCAAGCGGAGCGTTGCCATTGCCGTGCGCACCGTGGTCTGGCGCATCCTGGTGTTTTACATCGGCTCCATTTTTGTCATTGCCGCGGTGCTGCCCTGGACCTCTGCGGATCTCGAGTCTCCATTCGCGGCCGTGCTCAACGTCGCTGGCATCCAATGGGCAGGAACAGCGATCACCTTGGTAGCCGTAGCCGCGCTCCTCTCGGCCCTGAACGCCAATCTCTATGGCGCCTCACGCATGGTCTACTCCCTGGCAGAGCGGGGCGAGGCTCCCCGCGTCTTTTCCCGCACCACCTCGCGTCAGGTTCCCTTGGCTGCCGTGGCTGTATCGGTCAGCTTCGGCTTTGCCGCCGTGGTGCTGGAACTGCTGTTCCCCAATCAAGTCCTGGACGCCCTGCTGAATCTGGTGGGCTCCACGTGCCTGATTGTTTGGGGCATCGCCCTGGTCTCGCAGCTGATTCTGCGGCGCCGCGCCGACCGCGACGGCACGGTCCTGCCCCTTCGCATGAAGGCCTTTCCCGCGTTGACCATCTTCGGGCTGGTGCTGCTTGCCGCAATCTTCGCGGTGGGCTTCTTCGAAGAGGCCAGCCGGGGCCAGCTGTTCGGAACGTTCACGCTCGTGGCGGGCATCGCCGTCGTCTGCGCTCTGATCCAACGGCTGCAGCGCCGCCAAGGAACGCGCTAA
- a CDS encoding FecCD family ABC transporter permease, protein MTPSKAATASTPPDVQFGYRRLVLGSDGFHTVLHLRAVLVAVGFALFIIVLAAAALMNGDYELTLAQVIAVLNGSDDGLARTVVLDWRLPRILSAILLGGALAVSGAIFQTLTRNPLASPDIVGLSHGAFTGMLLTVLAFGTSWALMATGAVAGGVLAALAIYMISYRGGIQGFRFIIVGIAISAMLASVNTWILLQVELETAMFASAWGAGTLNAVTPEQVNGAALAILVLFVAIATLAPALRQLDLGDDAAAALGLRLGRVRLFAILIGVGLVCVATAVAGPVAFVALAAPQIAQRAARTPYLPLVLSALAGGAILLGSDFIAQHLLPHPLPVGVVTVVVGGAYLVWAIIAEIRKRA, encoded by the coding sequence GTGACACCCTCGAAGGCCGCCACCGCGTCCACCCCTCCTGACGTCCAGTTCGGGTACCGCCGCCTAGTCCTTGGCAGCGATGGTTTCCACACGGTGCTGCACCTGCGAGCCGTGCTCGTGGCAGTCGGCTTCGCGCTGTTCATCATTGTCCTGGCCGCGGCCGCGCTCATGAACGGCGACTACGAACTGACCCTGGCCCAGGTCATCGCGGTCCTCAACGGCTCGGACGACGGCCTGGCCCGCACCGTGGTTCTGGACTGGCGGCTCCCGCGCATCCTCTCCGCAATCCTTTTGGGTGGCGCCCTGGCCGTCTCCGGAGCCATCTTCCAGACCTTGACACGCAACCCCCTCGCCAGCCCCGACATCGTGGGCCTGTCCCACGGCGCCTTCACGGGAATGCTGCTGACTGTGCTGGCGTTTGGCACCTCCTGGGCGCTCATGGCCACCGGAGCCGTGGCGGGCGGGGTGCTGGCGGCCCTGGCCATTTACATGATTTCCTACCGGGGCGGGATCCAAGGGTTCCGCTTCATCATTGTCGGCATTGCCATCTCGGCCATGCTGGCATCGGTAAACACCTGGATCCTGCTGCAAGTTGAGCTGGAAACAGCCATGTTTGCCTCGGCTTGGGGCGCCGGCACCCTCAATGCCGTGACACCGGAGCAGGTCAACGGAGCGGCGCTGGCCATCCTTGTTTTGTTCGTTGCCATCGCAACCCTTGCCCCGGCACTGCGGCAACTCGACCTCGGGGACGACGCCGCCGCTGCCCTGGGCCTCCGGCTGGGCAGGGTTCGCCTGTTTGCCATCTTGATCGGAGTGGGGCTCGTGTGCGTGGCAACCGCCGTCGCCGGACCCGTGGCCTTCGTGGCCCTTGCCGCTCCACAAATAGCGCAACGCGCAGCCCGCACACCCTATCTGCCGTTGGTGCTGTCGGCCCTGGCTGGCGGAGCCATCTTGCTGGGCTCGGACTTCATTGCCCAACACCTTTTGCCGCACCCGCTTCCCGTCGGTGTCGTCACCGTGGTGGTCGGCGGCGCCTATCTGGTCTGGGCCATCATTGCCGAGATTCGCAAGCGGGCATGA
- a CDS encoding FecCD family ABC transporter permease — translation MELATADTAGTSSPQPTRARILAVPVLVGLLALSVVLSLALGANTLGLGRIVETLAGGGDAESRYVLWELRVPRTVAGLFVGAALGVSGALIQAFTRNPLADPGILGVNAGAAFFVALGVAFLGITSVSGYVWLAFAGALLVTVAVYIIGSSGRGAADPIRLTLAGVAIAAVLSGITTGMTLSNPEAFDQMRSWNAGTLLGRGFDILMPVLPFIAVGLLLALAIAPGLNSIALGEDVARAQGVNVVRVRVVVIIAGTLLAGSATAIAGPISFVGLMIPHVVRWLFGPDQRIIIAASILLAPTLLLLSDILGRLLIRPGEMPVGIVTAFLGAPVLIILVRRRKASTL, via the coding sequence ATGGAATTAGCCACCGCCGACACAGCCGGCACCAGTTCCCCGCAGCCCACCAGGGCGCGCATCCTCGCGGTGCCCGTCCTGGTGGGCTTGCTGGCGCTCTCCGTGGTGCTGTCCCTGGCCCTGGGCGCCAATACCCTGGGTCTGGGCCGCATTGTTGAAACGCTCGCCGGCGGCGGCGACGCCGAGTCCCGCTATGTCCTGTGGGAGCTGCGGGTTCCCCGGACGGTTGCGGGTTTGTTCGTTGGCGCGGCACTGGGAGTTTCGGGGGCGCTGATCCAGGCGTTCACCCGCAATCCCCTGGCCGATCCTGGCATCCTGGGCGTCAATGCCGGGGCGGCGTTCTTCGTGGCCCTGGGTGTTGCCTTCCTGGGCATTACCTCGGTTTCCGGCTACGTCTGGCTGGCCTTTGCCGGCGCACTGCTCGTCACGGTTGCCGTCTACATCATCGGCTCCTCCGGCCGCGGCGCGGCCGACCCCATCCGGCTCACGTTGGCTGGTGTGGCGATCGCCGCAGTGTTGTCCGGAATCACCACCGGCATGACGCTGAGCAATCCGGAAGCCTTCGACCAAATGCGCAGCTGGAACGCCGGAACCCTCCTGGGCCGCGGCTTTGACATCCTGATGCCGGTGCTGCCTTTCATCGCCGTGGGCCTGCTGCTGGCGCTCGCCATCGCCCCGGGGCTGAACTCCATCGCCCTGGGCGAGGATGTGGCCCGGGCACAAGGCGTGAACGTGGTGCGGGTGCGGGTGGTGGTCATCATCGCCGGAACACTGCTGGCCGGATCCGCAACCGCCATCGCCGGGCCCATCTCCTTTGTCGGCCTGATGATCCCGCACGTTGTCCGCTGGCTGTTTGGCCCTGACCAGCGCATCATCATCGCCGCCTCCATCCTTCTAGCACCCACACTCTTGCTGCTCTCGGACATTCTGGGGCGGCTGCTGATACGGCCCGGCGAAATGCCTGTCGGGATTGTCACGGCATTCCTCGGCGCCCCCGTGTTGATCATTCTGGTGCGGCGCAGAAAGGCCAGCACGCTGTGA
- a CDS encoding ABC transporter substrate-binding protein gives MPTSTTRSHSAARLRVIAATALIALGLASCGTGQSAPASSSSTSATHNVEHARGTAAVPGAPKRVVVLEPVQLDTAVALGVTPVGAAVASNVKGVPAYLGEAAAAIESVGTVPEPSLEKIAALHPDLILGTESRHSALYKQLSDIAPTVFMASQADPWQDNVVLVGNALNQEAKAKELLGTYKDRCTSIASKFKVDGVTAQLVRPRDESVLSLYGPTSFAGSTLECTGLSIPDRDWEKSISVDISPERILEAKADYVFVTTTDVNDPGTIPAPIRDNAASFPEVKLVDTSYWVSGVGPLGGNAVLDDIERILQDAQ, from the coding sequence ATGCCCACCAGCACAACCCGCTCACACAGCGCTGCCCGCCTGCGCGTGATCGCCGCTACGGCCCTCATTGCCCTCGGCCTTGCGTCCTGTGGCACGGGCCAGTCCGCGCCGGCGTCGTCCTCATCAACTTCGGCAACCCACAACGTTGAACACGCACGCGGAACGGCAGCCGTGCCTGGCGCACCCAAGCGCGTTGTCGTCCTGGAGCCGGTCCAGCTGGACACCGCCGTGGCGTTGGGCGTTACCCCGGTTGGCGCAGCCGTGGCAAGCAATGTCAAGGGTGTCCCGGCCTACCTGGGCGAGGCAGCCGCTGCCATTGAATCTGTGGGCACCGTGCCCGAACCCAGCCTGGAAAAGATCGCGGCATTGCATCCGGACCTGATCCTCGGCACGGAGTCACGCCACTCGGCCTTGTACAAGCAGCTCAGCGACATCGCCCCAACAGTCTTCATGGCCTCCCAGGCCGATCCTTGGCAGGACAACGTAGTCCTGGTCGGCAATGCCCTCAACCAAGAAGCCAAGGCCAAGGAGCTGTTGGGCACCTACAAAGACCGCTGCACCTCCATAGCTTCCAAATTCAAGGTCGACGGCGTCACGGCCCAGCTGGTCCGCCCACGCGATGAGAGCGTGCTGAGCCTGTACGGGCCCACCTCATTTGCAGGCAGCACGCTGGAATGCACGGGGCTGAGCATTCCTGACCGCGACTGGGAAAAGTCGATCTCCGTAGACATTTCCCCGGAACGAATTCTGGAAGCCAAGGCCGACTACGTCTTCGTCACCACCACTGACGTCAACGACCCGGGAACCATCCCCGCCCCAATACGGGACAACGCGGCATCGTTCCCCGAGGTCAAACTCGTTGATACGTCCTACTGGGTATCCGGCGTCGGCCCCCTGGGTGGCAACGCCGTCCTCGACGACATCGAACGCATCCTCCAGGATGCACAGTAA
- a CDS encoding siderophore-interacting protein: protein METTTPTPSPPTDPTTERTTEPYRLFHTTVRAAERISPGFVRVTLENDQLRHFAPYGLDQRIKLVLPDAQGHYADFWKVREISPATRTWQQLRNALPEAKRNLMRTYTPRAVRPELGQLDVDFVLHQDPGPASSWAMHAKPGHELVISGPDARAGNRIQGIQWQPGKASHLLLLGDETAFPAMRNIVAAQAPGTQLQAFLEVAEMADNLAWPKPSAPGLTSVRARNESPYGSQLRSLAMTWAKNSGAAAARRGDDFFAWIAAEAALAAELRHLLVRECGIASSRVHFQGYWNAGPRRTQ, encoded by the coding sequence ATGGAAACAACCACACCCACACCCTCCCCACCCACGGACCCGACCACCGAGCGGACCACAGAGCCGTATAGGCTTTTTCACACGACCGTCCGCGCTGCGGAGCGAATTTCCCCCGGATTCGTGCGGGTGACACTGGAAAATGACCAACTACGGCACTTTGCCCCGTACGGCCTGGATCAACGCATCAAACTCGTATTGCCCGATGCGCAGGGGCACTATGCGGATTTCTGGAAGGTTCGGGAAATCTCACCCGCAACCCGAACCTGGCAACAACTTCGCAACGCCTTGCCCGAGGCAAAGCGCAACCTGATGCGCACCTACACCCCCCGCGCCGTCCGCCCGGAGCTTGGCCAGCTCGATGTGGACTTCGTCCTGCACCAGGATCCAGGGCCGGCCAGCTCCTGGGCCATGCACGCCAAGCCCGGCCACGAACTGGTCATTTCCGGGCCGGACGCACGGGCCGGGAATCGAATCCAGGGCATCCAGTGGCAACCCGGCAAGGCGAGCCACCTCTTGTTGCTTGGGGACGAAACCGCATTCCCGGCCATGCGGAACATCGTGGCCGCCCAGGCACCGGGCACTCAGCTCCAAGCCTTTCTCGAGGTGGCTGAAATGGCGGACAATCTCGCTTGGCCTAAACCAAGCGCGCCGGGATTGACCTCGGTGCGGGCTCGGAACGAATCGCCCTACGGCAGCCAGCTGCGCTCACTGGCCATGACCTGGGCCAAAAACTCCGGCGCCGCGGCCGCCCGCCGAGGTGATGACTTTTTTGCCTGGATCGCCGCAGAGGCCGCCCTCGCGGCCGAGCTCCGCCACCTCTTGGTTCGGGAGTGCGGGATTGCCTCTTCGCGCGTTCATTTTCAGGGCTATTGGAACGCCGGCCCCCGGAGGACACAATAG